One Zymoseptoria tritici IPO323 chromosome 5, whole genome shotgun sequence genomic window, CCAAAGCTGGAATGGAGACTGTTTCATCTTATTCTCTTGCTAGAATCGTCACCTGCGCCAGATCTCATGCGCAAGGGATACAGCATGTGGTCCTGGACATCGGCGAACAAAGATATGAGCCTTTGTCGCACGTCGCTATGATCGTACCGAACGACTCGAGCGTTGTGAAGCAGGCTCTCCGGACCGTTGGACTCAAAGGAAATGAGTCTGCTCAAGTGCTACACCGCCATCTTTCCGTCGAAGAGTATTTGGTTGCTTTTGTGGACTTTGACAGACCCTTTTTGAATCTCGATTGGGTACAAGGATGGAACTTCCGTCGATCTCAAAGACACCTTTTTGGAAGACTGCCACTTCGAGAAGCGCTACAGGCGTTCAGGTGGCCATGGCGAACGAGCATTGATCTGCAAAGCCTGCTTGCGGCGATGCCCCTCAAGACGCCCCGGATGTTCTCCGTCGCTTCCTCGCAGAAAGTACTCAAGAATGGACATCATAGTGGCCAGCTTGATCTTTTGATCCAGCATCGAGAAGGCGGTCTGGTCAGTAACTACCTGAAAACAATCGGACCAGGAGCCTGCGTACAGCtgaagacgaatccgaccGAAGATGAGACGCTTCTTCATTCGACCGATAACCCCATCATCTGCTTCGCCACAGGCAGTGGACTTGCACCTGTCCTGTCTCTACTCAGCCATCGTCTGGAATTGATAAAGAGCTCGCAGCAAGGCAGCGATGGCGAGAATGGTCGAGCCTTCGGTGCAGTTACTCTCATCCTCGGCTTTCGAAAGATGGATTCGAGCATCATCGGCCAAGCTCTTCGTGAGTTCATCGAAAGGGGCATCATCGATGTGCTCCTCATGACGCCAAGCAACGATGAGAAGATGCGAGCGCAGGACAGAATCTTCGATTGCAATGTTCGTCAGACGCTGGAGAAGAAATTGAAGTGTGAGGGAGCCGCTGTTTTCGTCTGCGCTTTACCGGAAGCAGCGGCGGACTTTGCGAAGAATCTTTCGGCAATGTTGGGCTGCAATGTACAGGAAGCTCTGGGTGAAAGATACGTCGAGCAGGTATATAAACCAGCTTGCTGATGATTGAATGGCAAATGAAGTGGCGAAGTACAACATCGCTTTCATCAGGATCTTCAGCTCGGGGCATACACGTCGGCTGCCAGCAATCAGACGAACAAATTGACAATGTCTGTCCCTCTAGCCCAGTATATGAACGCACATTTCGTTTACCACCTCGCGATCGATGTTGGCCGATCGTTGATACCGACCGCCAGCTACTGATGTTCCAATCACGCAAGGACGTGCGGGACTCGATCCGAGGGCGCAAACAATTCGATGGATGCAGCCTCTACCATGCACTCAGCTCACGCGGCCGCGCCAGTAAAAGGACAGCATTGATCAAGGACGATCGACTGAAGTTAACTGTACAAAGAATCCTGCTTGGGGCCCAAACAGGGCGCAGGGACAAGCTGCCACAGGTGACCACCCCGGGGAAGCTATGGGTTGGATCACAAGGTGTATCGGACCCAATACTCGTGATCGCCGATGTTCCAGGCTGACTCTCGGAATGAATCGTGTTTGATTCATCAACATTGCATGTCTCAGAAGCTACTAGCTCAGACTAGCCTGTCTCGGCAATTTTTCCCACGCTATCCGCCCCGCTTAGCTCGAGCGTGGTTATGCATGGCATCTCATGCACCCTGAAGCACACGACGGCACGACTCGACAGGCTGGGGCCAGTAGTCGCAGGCAATGTGATCTTGCATTTCTCAAACTCACCGGATGTGTGCACCCTCTGACTGCGTTGACTGCACAATGACGCCCGAAGATCAAATGGTCGATTAAGGTTACACATATTCATCGCTTCAGTGCCGTGCACGACCTCAATCTTTGAAGACCTGCAAATCAAAGCTATTTTCATCGGCTCAGTTGAAAAGAGAGGCCAAACACAGCTACTCCGCCTCTACGACCAAACACAATGTCCAACTTTGAGAAGGACTATAACAGCCCGGCCAGCGAAAGAGCCGACGACCATCAGAAGTACGCTCAAGATGAGGAAAAGCTGGAGAGGAATTCCAGTGGTTCGAGCGTCGAAGGCAACGATTCTCCTGCTCGTAACGTCCATGGCATGAAATGGGTCCTCGTCGTTGCTAGCCTCATATCCGCAACATTTCTCTGGGGACTGGACGGTACTATCACAGCGGATATGCAAGCCACCTTCGTTCGGGACTTCAACTCCATCGACAAGTTAGCCTACAACTCggtcgccttcttcctggGCGCTGCTGCCTGCGTTCTGACATGGTACGAAagcgtcttcgtccttgCTCGAACTGGCTGACCATTGCAGGGGCCAAATTTATGGACAATTCAATGTCAAATGGGTCTTCATTGTTGGAATCGTTCTCTTCGAAATTGGTAGCGCCATTTGTGGCGCTGCTCCCAACATCGATACTTTGATTGCTGGTCGGGCCATCTGCGGTGTTGGAGGCAGTGGCATGTACGTTGGTGTGCTGACTCTGCTATCGATGACAACGACCGAGAAAGAACGAGCACTTTATATGGGCTTTCCGGGAATCACCTGGGGCATTGGAACGGTCCTTGGCCCTATCATCGGCGGAGCTTTTGCAGAAAGCAGTGCCACTTGGCGGTGGGGAGTGAGTGATTGGCAGTGCAAGACTCATATCAGACGACTGACTGCGTGTAGTTTTACATCAATCTTTGCGTAGGCGGGCTCTTTGCTCCAGTCTATCTCTTCTTGGTGCCATCGAAAGATCCGAGACCACACACCGATGTTCGGAGTCGAGCTCGCAACATCGATGTCCTCGGCTTTGCACTTCTCGCAGGATCGACGACCTCACTACTTCTGGCCATCAACTTTGGAGGGCTGACTTTTGACTGGAATGCCCCATCGATGATCGCCCTATGGTGTGTAGCAGGAGTGCTCTTCATTGCCTTCTGCTTCCAACAAGCTTTCGGCTGGCTGGCAAACGACGTCGTCTTCCCAGTCGCCATGATGAGGAATCCCAGTGTTCTGatcatcttcttcaacgaGACCTGCTCGGCCACCTGCTGCTTCCTGCCGTGCTACTTCATTCCTCTATAGTAAGTCAATGATATTGATATAAGCGAGCATGACACTGACTGGATGGTCTAGCTTCCAGTACGTCCAAGACGAATCACCTCTCATGGCCGGAGTCCGACTTCTGCCATTCATTGTGTTCATGGTAGCCACCGTCATGGTCTGTGGATCGATTGTGAGCAAATTCGGCCGCTGGCTCCCATGGTTCTTCTACGGAGGAGCGATGGTACTCACCGGCGGTGCTCTGATGTACACTTCCGATGAgaacacctccgccgcaaAGATCTACGGCTACAGCATCTTGATCGGATCTGGTACGGGTGCCTACATTCAGATGCCCTTCAACGCTTGTCAGGAGTTTGTTAGTCCGACGTTGATCCCTGCTGCCGTTGGGTTGATCACCTGGGCGCAACTTGCGGCTCCGGCAATCACCTTGAGCATTGCCAATGCTGTGTTCCTCAACGGCGCAAAGGAGGCGCTTACTCAGATATTGCCCTCTGGGCTCAAGGATCAAGCTTTGACGATTGTTTCTGGGGTTGGCAAAGACCAGATTACGAGGCTGTCGCAGCAGGGAAGGCAGGATGTTGAGCATGCAATGGTTGAGAATATTGCGAAGATTTATGTTCTGATCATGACGTCGGGGGCTTTGACTTTGGTGTTGTCGTCGGTGTTGGTGCTGcggttgaggaggaaggatACAGCACAATAATGGTCTCGTTGTAGGACAGAATCGCCGGATCATTTTCATGGTACGAAACGTGCCCTTGCACGAGGGTAGAATGCGACACGACCTGATCACTATCCGCCGATTTCATGGGATATCGTTCAACGCTTGAGCATCTGGATTAAAAGGGTCTTCGCGGATGTAGGCAGCATTGCAGAATCCTCCAGAGCAAAAGAGCAAGCGTACCACTCGCTTGCCAACGCTCGGTCCTATCGCCCAGTCGTTCCACAATGCATTAGTGGATTTCGAAGTGCAAAAAGAGATGATTTCGCCCGGGCTTGAACCGGGGACCTCAAGTGGCGCCCGTTTGTTTATTAGACAAGACGGTGTTAGACTTGCGTGATAAACCAACTACACCTATTGGACTGTCAGTTATGCTAAGATATGCGTGGTGGTTCAGTGTACTCACTACGAAACCGTTTTGAAGCCATTTGATTGGCTGATGGAAGGACGCCTTTTTCCATACGTATATATCTCTTGCGTGGGCGATCCTCGGCTCAGCTCGCCTTACCGCCGAAAAGCAAAAGACGGGCTCGCCATTAGTAGCGATAAGGTAAGATTGGCAGCGTCAAACTGTTTACAGTGCTAGTGACCCAACTGATGACATCGACACGCTTATTTACTCAGCGCAGGCCATCTGATCACCAACGAGAGTGCACTGTACGCCTTGTCTTTCCTTTCATCTAGTAATGGTTGGGTTGGCAAGATTGAAAAGCGAGTGCTCTCGCGCTCTTGCCCAAAATTTCCGATTCTTAGCTCCGGTGCCAAGACAACTTAAATTTGAGTGAATGTTTCGGCCCCCACTAAGGTACCTTGGTTCCACACGAGAACGGCAAAGCCTATCCGCATCGCGTCTTCCACTCGCGTTCCCTCTCACTCAAGTGCCCGATACACTGGGACAAAACGCAATATGACGCTTACTCTTACCTTACTTTTGGAAACACTTCCGACTGAATTGATCGAGCGAATCCTAGGATACGTGGCTTCAATCGATTATTCGAATGCACGCGCGGTGTGTTCGACGAACAGACTTGGCTGAAAGGCTGGCACGCCGGTCCTGTACCATACGCTGGGCATTCGATGCGAGGGATCGAGAGTGACTAAAGCGGAAGAGGAAAGCAGTGCCAATGTGGAATTAATACTATGCCGAAGAATCAATGCTGGCATGCGAAAATGGTCCCTTCTCTGCCGAACTATTCTCGAGAACCGTCGTCTGGCGAGGCATGTGCGCGGCATCGAGGCGTACCTCGACGAGATTGAAGATGACGCGCGGCTGCCGCATATGGCCTCTCGCTCCATACATCATGAGGCGCTCATGAAGATGGTGACCAAGGAGCTGACGATGCACAGATCATGGGTCTGGAACTGGCTGCAAACTCAACACGATCGTGCTTGGGCTGCATCTCGCCACGCGGATGGTATGGTCGGAATGTTTGCAGATGTCTTACCGCCAGTGTTTGGACCAGAGGTCTATCTGGGAATTCTGGTACTTGCATGTCCACGTCTACGTACCCTCGTGCTTTCTGGGCCGACTACGTCGGTGTTGGAGCCTCTCCACGCACTTGCGTCAGCAGTGCAGAGTGTCAAAATTGATGGCACCAAGTGTCGATTTGGCGGCTTCAGCAGCGTGGGGAAGGTCCATTTCACTGAGGATGACATTGAAGACGAAGGAACAAATTGGGGCGTGGATAATGTGGGTATGGCCCTCTGGTGGCCCCGTATCAAGGAGTTGGCGGTAGAAGGGCTCGAGGACGTGGTCCAAAATCCCGTTCTTGGGCCAGATTTTGAGTCCACGCTGACAACGCTACACGCCACGGAAGCTATCACGTCAGTTGAAGATCTCATCATTCTTCTGCGACCATGCAGACAGCTTAGGACCTTCAACTTCTCGTGGGACGGAAGCTACGATGTACATCGAGAACCAGACTGGCGAGCTTTAGCTGCGGCACTCCAGGAATTCAACCCGAAGCTAACAAGCTTGAGGATAGATGTTGCTCATGAAGAGAATCTTCGCGCGGTCTTCGATGGGGCGCTCCCACCAGGCTTTGAAGCGCTAAGTGTATCCGAGCAACAAGAGATATTGGAGATCAACAACAAAGGCATGGGCTGCCTGACTGCTCTCAAGCGCCTACGAAGATTGGCAGTACCTCACTTTGCGTTGTTTGGATGGTTTGACGACGTGAACGAGCGTGACCACGATTGGACGCTGGCCGAGATTCTCCCCAGCAGCCTTGAAGAACTTGACATATTCTGCGCCGATGTCAGCTTCAAGAAAGAAGAAATGGCACTTCTGGGCGCAGCCGGGACCGAGAACCTCCTCAGAATGACGATCTGGAACTGTTTACGGACCAAGCGATATTCCAGACGCCTGACTGAATGAGACTATGTTTACAAGGTTGCGTTTCATGGATACGAACGCAATCTCGACCGACAGGACAGACTCCAATGCCGTCCTGCCTCGTGTGGCTGGCGAGCGTCCATTTGGCATACCTGCGTGTTTGAGGGCGTGACCGAGGACTTGGTTGCGCTTCGTGGTCTTGAACGCAGTTCCGAGCGACAGGGCAATACCACTTGCCATACTGGCTCGTCTGATCGGTGGAGCGTCCACTTGACACCTCTGCGAAAACACAGGGCGCGCTCCGCTCCACTGAATGCAATCTCGACGTAGAGGGCGCAGCCTCTTGTCTTCCATATTGACGAATGGGCTGTATTTTCTGCGCAACGACAAGCCAGCGCTGTATGGCCTGCATGATTCGCTTTGAGACAATGGCCACTCGTTCATGATCGCTATCACCTTCAGGGAGCTCATTACAACTATGCCAGGAGGAACAAACGGGACCCGGCCTTTTTGTCACTGGCTCGGCATGTTTGTCACGTTGCAAATCAGGCTTTCTGTCTTTGTACAGATCAGTAGCCGGTCGATGTACGGATGAGCTGCCGGTCCCTTTACGGACAAGACATTCGCTCTCGTAATGACAAATAAATCGTTCTCCTTGAGCGGATACGGCCTCGCATGTGGACAGGAGTCGGTGAGTCATATGCACAGGGGCAGACGTTTGGTATGAGAGGGGCAGGCAAGCAGCAGGAGACACGTTGATCGATTATGTATCCGGTCCCGCTCGAGTGCATCTACGATCAACATAGCGAGTTCAGAGCAGCGGAGCCAGCCAGAGGCAGCTTGTAAGACCTACACGCCATCAATGCGAAAAGCGAAAGTCCAGCCTCTTTGCTCCCTCGTCCGTGGTATGCTTGACATAATCCACCTGCTCCTCTCCCGACATTTCTCTCCACTTTGCCTCCCTCCTCTTATTCTTCGAGACGTAGTAAAACTTGACTAGCGGCAACAGTATGATGTTGAAGCAGCAGATCCCCAGCAAGATCCTGTTACCGCGAATATAATATGGCCGATCGTCCTCTCGGTATATATTCACCCCGATGATGTTGCCTGACTGGACAAACATGTTGTACAGCGCAGCGCTGACTGCTCGAGTGCGGACGGAGTTGGAGTTGCGAGAGTTCCAGGACACCACGATGGCGTGGCAATATGGGTAGGAGAGAAGACCGGTGAGTAAGGCGTATCGGACCCAATCACTGGCACTGCTCCCGAGGGCCACGAGTGCAGCGAGCCAGGGAAGAATCCAGATGTTGGCCATGCTGGCTGTGAATGCCCGCTCATTGAGCTTTTCCGATATCCACGAAATGATGAGGAGCTGGAGAGGTGATTAGCGATGGATGACCATGCGT contains:
- a CDS encoding putative major facilitator superfamily transporter (MFS-MDR transporter belonging to the DHA2 subfamily. These type of MFS transporters are implicated in MDR and secretion of fungal secondary metabolites.), with the translated sequence MSNFEKDYNSPASERADDHQKYAQDEEKLERNSSGSSVEGNDSPARNVHGMKWVLVVASLISATFLWGLDGTITADMQATFVRDFNSIDKLAYNSVAFFLGAAACVLTWGQIYGQFNVKWVFIVGIVLFEIGSAICGAAPNIDTLIAGRAICGVGGSGMYVGVLTLLSMTTTEKERALYMGFPGITWGIGTVLGPIIGGAFAESSATWRWGFYINLCVGGLFAPVYLFLVPSKDPRPHTDVRSRARNIDVLGFALLAGSTTSLLLAINFGGLTFDWNAPSMIALWCVAGVLFIAFCFQQAFGWLANDVVFPVAMMRNPSVLIIFFNETCSATCCFLPCYFIPLYFQYVQDESPLMAGVRLLPFIVFMVATVMVCGSIVSKFGRWLPWFFYGGAMVLTGGALMYTSDENTSAAKIYGYSILIGSGTGAYIQMPFNACQEFVSPTLIPAAVGLITWAQLAAPAITLSIANAVFLNGAKEALTQILPSGLKDQALTIVSGVGKDQITRLSQQGRQDVEHAMVENIAKIYVLIMTSGALTLVLSSVLVLRLRRKDTAQ